The genomic segment CTTCcaattcatcatcttcttcttcgtGTTCTCCGCCCCTCGCGACGAGCATCACTGACAGTTAAAGCAGAAGCCGGAGCCCTTTGCCCGAGTCTTCTCCTTCGAGTATTGAATCTAAAACAAACTGGAGGTTTTGAATCTTGAAATGAACTAAGTTTCATTCATTCTTTTGTCGTATGATCTTATATGCTAATAGGGTATGAAGTTGGCCCTTGCAAATTTGTACATGGATTTCCTTTCCCCTTTTGCATGATGGATATTTAACATGGTATTTGTTGTTAACAATTTTTTTGGCGTCaaaatcttaacatggtatcataATTTCTATCACCATATCGAgggaaaaatgatttatttttcattttctaaatTCTTATTCTTACGTCTACCAACTTAAACattattcttaattaaaatttttatcttttttgtAAAGTATCCAATTAAGTATTATATTATACATTATGATTGGtttaatgaatttaaaattcacaCGAGCTGGTCTATAAATTATaatgaaatattttctaaaataaaacataaCATATGCTTAAATTCCCATATATGGCTAACAACTCGTACtgtattttacaaaaaatatccgaaaatatcaaaaataaaaccaacaccctctatattttatattcataatatattctattttattaaggtTGAGGGCATGATAGTAACCACATAGGAAAgacaccaattttttctttcaaCTTTACCCTTATattatactaatattacacttttgtttttattaaaaaaaaattgcaacacacatttttatttttttatttaacaaattcaaatatcaatttagatcctccataatttgtcaaatttcactttagctcatcgataatgataaaaaagactgTACATACGCATCGCGTTTGCAGAACAATTAGTATGTAATAACAACAAGCATGCTTCACCTCGATCGGCCTAAAATAGTACCAAGGACAAAAGAAGATTTCATGACAAAAACGACTTGAGATTGAGTCGACGTGTTTTATCTAATTTCCTAAAACAAGATCTTATTCCACGAAATTATAAAATCCACAATTCTCTCTTTTTCAAAAGTCGAGGTTTTTTCATGCGTGAAGTTCCTAATCCTGTAAATTATTAACGTAACATGTCAGTAatgttatgttttttttttcgtttGTCTCAAATATATAGACTTATATCatatttagtaatatttttttctactCTTTTACTAATATATTCTTATTAACTATGTCTTGAAAATgaatttctttttgtttttcgaATAATTTTCAATCTATGTGAAAAGTGAACAAGAATATATTGTGTGTACATATAGTATCGATAATAAgaaaagaaattattattattaaatttatagcTTAAAACATATgtatgatattatttttaatattaaaaagtgATTTTAGTACGCTTcagtattaaaaaaaatattaaattcaagatATGAGAATATTGGTTGTCATCAACATTTGTTATACAATGAGAATATTTTTAtacgataaaaaaaaatttaaaaaatatttttattaaaattttaaagtaattATACAGTACATATTGTGTGCATATAGATAGCAtcgataataaaaaaaattctatctAAAATGCTATCTTCGATCTTTCTATTTTTATTCTATATCCAAAATTTATTCTTCcatgtttcaaatttaaaaaaaaaaaaaaaaaaaaaaacacacacacacacacacacattcttccaattttaatataaaaatacccAAGTTCAATTTGTggtattttataataatttttggaTGAGGCGAGATGTAGCAATTTAAATAACTTAAGAAATCGAAAAATAGTTTtatattttagtaaatttaCGATAAttggattttttaaaatatctaacaTTAAATAACATaagattaaatttaaaaaaaaaaacgcaCCACAACATCGAAGTTAGTATAAAAGTTCAAACACTGAAAGCTTCCAACCATAACCTTAGCTGGGATGTGAGTCGGATAGTTTGAAACATTCTGCAATAGACCGAATGTTCGTCATATACTCATGCACTAATTGCAGATTTGCCTATGACTACACGACGAACACCAAACCATTGTAGCAGATGTAGTAATACCAAATAACAAACCCAGATATGTAAATATGAATGTTCCTAATCGAAACATAAAGAAACTACATAAAGATTCTCACTTTTTCTTCTTAGAAGGTGGTTCATTTTCCTCATCGTCACTATCGTCGTCGTCGTCCTCATCATCGTCATCGTCATTGTCGTCGTCGTCGTCCTCAGTCATCATCATTTCCTCCATCGCCATTGGCACCTGCCTTGCCATCAGAATCTCCATCCGTCGTCGCTGTCTTCTCCAGAATAgtcgtcgtcgtcgtcgtcAGTCACCATCATCATCGCTgtcgtcgtcgtcgtcgtcATTATCTTCCTCGCCATCATCGCTTTCACCAGCATCTTTGTTTTCCTCTGACCCCGCCTCTTTCTCAATATTGCTGAATGGGAATCTACATGTGGCATAGGAATTTAATACAAACTATTCTACCTTTTTGGGTCTAGAGACAAGCACCAAAAACATACCGTTCTTTGGTAGTTAAGTGATGTGGAACCACATTGACATCAAGAAGAAAAGCTCCACTCTGAAAAAATCCCAATTATATAACGTTATTCTCCAATTGATGATAAAAAGGAAATGCTTAGAAACTGAGTTAACAACTTTTTCTAACAAGTCAGGCACCAGGAGAAAGATTCATGCCACTAGCTGATAACTAGATCCTAATTGCTTCTAGgttgttttttaattttggaTTCAGCTAAATGTCCAAAATCTGAACCCTGCATCAGTttctcactaggaataagaaatTCTCTCTTCGGTTAATGAAACACCCAATTAAGCAGCATACTTGTTCCAAGCAAAGACAAGAATGTTGATATGAAGTTTTGAATGTCTTTCAATTGATTGGATTTTCTCCAAtacagaaaaaataaatttcaataGATCCTTCAAAGAGGGCAAATATCCACGGAAAACAGACATCTACGAAAAGACCTAGAAACAGGTATCACATTCTTTTTCATGCGTCTGTATCTATTTCTCTACAGTCCATGTTATGATTTCGGCCAAGATTTGTAACCTTATCAAGTGATTGACACTTATATAACGAaccgaaaaaaaaaagaaaataattcaacTTCAAACACTTAAGAAACATCTGTAACAAAAAGGAAAGTCACACTATTGTCCAATTTATTATCTTACTTCTTTCATATGCCTATAAATAGACTAGCAATAAGACCTAGAGATAAAACAGGAAGCTACGGCTTATCATCACACTTCAATATAATGGATTTATAAGACTCCATCGTACATAACGATTAACTGACGATATGATTTAACATGTAAATATATTTGTGGGGTCATACTGAATAGAATTTTCCAAACACCAAGAGGCTCTTACTAAAACTACGACTATATCTTAATCCAGCAAGGATGTACAGATTTAACTTGCATGCAAATATGCCGTCACGTGATGTTATACTCGTAAACAAAACCTGAGGTCGCATGCCGAATGGGCACCGGGAAGCCATAGCAAGATATGAACTGTCTGCTAATGTTTTAGACATCTTTAAATAGAACACATTTGCTCTACACAGATCATCACTTCAATTCTATTTCCATTTTGCTTCCCAGTTTTCCATCAAAACAACCAACAACCGTAACAAGTCAACAAGATACGGCACAAATCCAAGACAAAAACAATGTAATGTTTATCTACAAGAATGAGTCCAATAActtttatccaaaagcaagaatGAATCCCAAAGCAAGACGAATCACAGAAGAGAAGCTGTATCTTTTCAACAGAGGAATTATTAGTTCGTCATAGATCTCATATCCCAATCCCATTGATGAACAAACAAAAATGTAAATCCAAATATTGAAAAGAACAACTCGACCTCCAGCACCTGAATGAAGAAACTTAACAAAACACAAAGAAAGCAAAAGATCACAAAGTATACCAGAAAAATAAGCAAAATCATAGATCTTTGAGCAGTGACAAGTGCCTGAAGAACAGAAAACCAAATCATCTTCTTCGAAACAGTAGAAGCAGGGCAAAAATTTTCCACTTCCATTGTTTTTCCTTCGTCTTCTTCAACTGTAAATGAACTAACAATTAGAGGGGAAAACGAAAGGTAGAATGAGAGAAATACTGAGAGGAAGGGGAAAAATCCCGACTTTATACTGTTGCTGGCAATGGAGGGAACCTACACAAATTTAGGGTTTCGGTGTTTAGGGTATTTTGTTTGAAATTATTTGGGTCAAAATAGCAAAAGGGGAAAGATCCTACATGAATCACGATTCCGTATCAAATATATATCTTGcttaaatatttttagtataaaaattataacataatataaaagaGACGAAtgccaaaaacataaaatggacccaattaaaatataacattcatcaaatggtttttttttccaaaaggACTTTCGTCTAtcataaatattgtattttcttCAAAGATATATTTAGCTTTGACGTCACGGTACGAATGGATAAATTAAAAAAACCACATTGATCACacgattttttgttttttttggaAAAGACTTCCGTATGACAGAAGTATTGTATTTTCTTAAAAGATATATTTAGCTTACCAACACGGTACCGaggaataattttaaaaaataacattaatttaactttttttttaaaacgaatcccacttataaaaatattatattttcttaaaagatATATTTAGCTTCCACATCATGATACCgatgaatatttaaaaatgaCATCGATCAAGCATTATTTTCGGAAACTTCTTTCGTCGACAAGAGAAAACATTTTCCAACGAGTTTTATTGAGTGTTTTTAGTCACAAggattataaaaataatactaataGTAACCGAccgatgttcgtcacattcctTCGCATCTAATAAGTGAAAGAATGGAGTTGGTCTATGCTCTATTTGAGTCATTCTTCTCATACTTGAATATCATTAAATCACGTGACATTATGTATTTACGACACAACAGCTATAATTACTCCAAATGGAGCATAGAAAAATCCGGACGAAAGGGCAGCACGAATTCAATACAATTTAAGAATGGGATCCATTTGTTAAGAACCATTAAATGTGTGCAAGGGAAGAGGGAACAGGGAGCATCCCTTAACCATTATGGCGCAGCCCATATTTATCAGTCCAGTGAATGAATCCATTATAACTTCTTTTTCTGAGATCTGGGGAAGGGGGAGACTCGAACTCGAATCTCTCTCGTTATAGTTTCGTTTTCATTATTTCATTCGAGTGGACAACATATATTCTGTGGCTGAATGATTCACAAATGAGCACAGCTAAAAGCTGAGCAAAAAGCTTGGAAACTCATTAAACACAAGACCATTATTGCAGCCATTAAAGTCAGAGACTGCCATGAACTATACACATTTTGTGCCAAGAATTTTCTGATCTTGACCCTGAAACTCTGATTATAACACATATTCAGATCTTCAATGACTTTGTCTAAGAAGGGCACTTTTGTCAGTTGAATAGATTTGGTCATGCCGTTCCACAAGTTAGCCACATCTTCATCACTTTTCGAATGGTTCAAAATGACGCCTTTTTCTCTAAGAAACTTTGCATCCTCTTCTGTATCTATAATCCCGTTTATTAACTCCGCGTATCGTGTCAAAACCAACCTCCCTGATGCGGTGCAGGATTCGTAGGCGATCAAGTTTCTTATGACTGCTTCTGTGTTGATGTCTAAAACAAATGTTGGAAGATGAAATGTTGCTGATTTGACGTCGAATCGGATACTTGAAATCCCTTCATTTGTGGCTGAGAACTTTACACCAGCTTTGGAGAGTTCTGTGACAGAAGGGATTGCTATTTCTTCCATCAATGGAGGCATATTCATGTTGTTTCTGTTTTCGAGGCCGTTTCTTTCTTGGTATTGAGTGAAGCAAATATATTCTAGCTGCCTTAGAATTATAACTCCTGGAAGATTGGAAATAATTTTCCAAGGAAGTTTGAAAAGGAAGTGAGCAGGTTTTGAAACCAATAATCTTTTAATCAATCTCATGAGGCCTGACTTCGATTTCGAAATAGTTTTCCAGAGATTGTTTTCGCCACCTTCTTCGTTTTGTTGCTCCTCGATATCTAACTTTATTTCAGATGATGTTTCCTCAGATTTTGGCACAATTAGATGGTACAATAAGTCCAGCAAGTGGTCACAACCCATAACCTGATGAACTTCAGGCAATTCTTGGATCATCTTGAAAGGAGAAAGTTCTTTGCAAAAGTTCATTAACATTGCATAAAGCTTATTATCTGCTTCAAAAGTTACCGATCCTAACTGAAATTCCAACACTTTCCTTAAACAAAATAATGGGATTTGGTTCTCAAGCATAATCATGTCTCTAACAATAGCATTATCATGACTTGCCGATTGTCGGCCCAGCGATACAACAAAACGCGACACTCTTGATGAGGCTCTAGTGAGAATCCTACCTCCTTTGACAGCAAACACCTGAAGAAACTCCAGCAAGAAGCAAGAGTCCACCACCATCATCCATGCTAGAGTTTCGCCGTCGAAATTCAGATAATTTTGGTAACAAGCCCGAAACATAGTCTCTAACTTGATCAAATGGTAAAGAAGATGTTGAAATCTGAGGGCTTGTAGCTGCTTTTTCGATCTTTTTGCAGCATAAATCTTGTTCCTTTCCATTTCATACAACTCAGGACGCCAATTGTGATATGGCCCAATCGCAACTCGTTGCGGGATGTAACAATCGGGGCTGCTTAGCAAAAGGGTCTTGGGGACATTGAAAATGGAGACTGGGATATCAgattcttcttcaagatcttcaTCTTGATCAAGGGCACGACGGATCTGGTTAATCCAGCTTTGTTCGTCCAAATTCCGATTCGAATTCGGGTGCAGAGAGAACATGCTTTGGTTCTTCCTTCGTTTCTTGATTCTTTTTGGATGTTACATTTCCGCATTCTCAAGttgaaattaatttattgataTTGACTGAGAGGAATTACAAATTAGTCTTGAGGTTTAAAGATGTTCCGTTACCTTCTTTGGGGAAAAAACTTGAACTTGCTATAAATGGTCTAGGTATATTTAACCCAATCAAATACAAACTAAAgcaatattaattatataacaACTACgtccatatttataataatatgaaatattttttacataaaaaaatattaatttttcataTATAATCCAACTCTCACAAAAttaattcgtgagatcgtcttataaatttttttatgataattCATATAATATTAAGATGTCAaagttcaaaaataaatttaaaatccaaTTGTAACCGTTACCACCtccaaaattttatatttttaaagaggaaaaaaaaatttaagtgtggGTACCCAAAAAATGTTGGGCCTGAATGGACTAGTAAATTTTGCCACCCTAACAAAATCAGACCAATatctttaaatgtttttttggtTGTTGTACCATTGGGGTTTATAGTctaggtaaaaacttgtgtgagacggtctcacgggtcgtatttgtgatacagatctcttatttgggtcatccatgacaaagtattactttttatgctaagagtattactttttattgtgaatatgggtagtattgacccgtctcacatattaagatccgtgagacggtcttataGTCTATTGATTATCTTATAGTTTTAAAATTGT from the Primulina tabacum isolate GXHZ01 chromosome 16, ASM2559414v2, whole genome shotgun sequence genome contains:
- the LOC142529449 gene encoding putative UPF0481 protein At3g02645; this encodes MFSLHPNSNRNLDEQSWINQIRRALDQDEDLEEESDIPVSIFNVPKTLLLSSPDCYIPQRVAIGPYHNWRPELYEMERNKIYAAKRSKKQLQALRFQHLLYHLIKLETMFRACYQNYLNFDGETLAWMMVVDSCFLLEFLQVFAVKGGRILTRASSRVSRFVVSLGRQSASHDNAIVRDMIMLENQIPLFCLRKVLEFQLGSVTFEADNKLYAMLMNFCKELSPFKMIQELPEVHQVMGCDHLLDLLYHLIVPKSEETSSEIKLDIEEQQNEEGGENNLWKTISKSKSGLMRLIKRLLVSKPAHFLFKLPWKIISNLPGVIILRQLEYICFTQYQERNGLENRNNMNMPPLMEEIAIPSVTELSKAGVKFSATNEGISSIRFDVKSATFHLPTFVLDINTEAVIRNLIAYESCTASGRLVLTRYAELINGIIDTEEDAKFLREKGVILNHSKSDEDVANLWNGMTKSIQLTKVPFLDKVIEDLNMCYNQSFRVKIRKFLAQNVYSSWQSLTLMAAIMVLCLMSFQAFCSAFSCAHL